TTTTGGCCGTTTGGTTAGAGGCACCACCTTGTCGTTCCGAAAGCTGTTGCTTTAACATCAATCCTCCATTTTGGATGAAGAACTTCTCCTTGAGCTTCATGAGCTTCCATCTTTTGTAGACCAAGTACAACCAAGAGATGCATATTAATAAGGATATGAGGCCAACACCGATCCCTACATTTCCAACACACATCCAAGCATTAGTAGTTCTGGTATTTTTCGTAACCAAATGGAGCAGAGTATTGCTATTGAACTTACCAAGTataatttgaacaaatattgtttGGTGGTCAGCGATGCAATCTACCGAGTCTGCTGTGCCATTGTTATGGTACCCCTTGTGGCAAGCACACGTATAGTTCCCCTCTGTATTTATGCATCTTTGTTTGCACTTGTTGGCAATCACCGGATCCTTGCATTCATTAATGTCTGCATAACGACATAACATATATAGTAGTTACAGATATGAACCAACCAATCAATAAGTAGCTTGTAATTGAAGTTTCTGAAAAGTAAAATACGTACCAGTGCATCCATTTAGGTATGGATTCCCTTCGTAACCTTCGTTGCACTTGCAGCGATACCCGAGCCCATTCTTGACATCCAAACACTTGGCGTTCCCCTTACATGCATTGTTCTTGATCTGGCTGCATGTCTCATTTCCAATCGACCAATCGAGAACCACTGGAAACTGAGAGACATTTCTTAAATCGCTCAACATGTCGGAGGTGAAGTTGAACTTACCCTCTTGGACAAGAAAAGCATAGCTGCAGGGATTGAAATTCCACACTTCCGTTTGATTATTGTAGCTGCCTACGCCTACGGTAAAGTAAGTCATTCCTTTAGCAATAGGTGTTTGGCAACAACCTATACCAGAGCATGAATAATTAGAAATAGAGGCCGTGCTTTGACATATTGAAAAGCAGCCACCTGTGTACATGAGGCTTATACCCTGGTAGCCCTTAATTTCGGCATAGGTGTCACAACCAACACCTGTGAATTTGTTGTCGGTGTCTGAGATGTAGAACTTTTTCAAAGAGAGATAAGGGTTGTAGTTGCCATAATAGGGCGCACCTGATTTGGTAAAACAAGCCCTGGCTATGTCTTGAGTAATATAGAGTTTCCCATCAATGGATATGTTTGTGACCTCAATGTCACTCACTCGAAGAAATGGCTTCGAAGGGTTATAACTTGTGCTATTACAAGTAATGAGGAAATCCTCATCATAGTAACAACCCTCTCTTGTTCCAAACGGATAGGGAATGCTAACATTGCCACATTTGTCTTGGCAACCCTCTCTTGTAATATCCACCGTTTGGGATGATACTAGTAGCACCTCTATTGCAACCAGCACCAATCGCagcaaaaatattttctttatgGTCGCAGACATGGCTAGCTAATCAATTCTAAGTTGATCTGTTGTTGGAACAAGGAATTTGGGAGTGGAAAACTTGTGAGAGAGTTATGGTCCTTTAATGGCAGCTAGGAGCTAGGAAGACAGCTTGGTCGAGTCTTTCTACTCGGAAAGCAAGACTTAGGAGTTGACTGTCCTAATCATGAGTAACCCTACGCAGTAGGGCTGGGTCTTGTTTgatagaaagagagaagaaatcaatcaaatcaacatCCTTGGtatttgtttattgtttttggGTAAAAAGTATGGGCTAGTGGGtattgttttattatttttggggTAAAGAGGCATTGCTGGTCGGTAGTCTGGTGGCTTTGCTTTAATTGGTTGAGTCTCCGAGGTGAAAAGGCATGATAGTGGGtattgttttattgtttttgggtAAACTTCTAGTGGGTATTTAACTATTTATTATACGCACGTAGCATCATGGTCCAGCCAGCCATAATGCGCCTCTTGGTCTTGCCTCCATCAGTGAAAGTGGCTAGAGCGACGGAGCTTCTGCTATCCAGCTGGTGACCCTCACCTGCCGTCTGTTAACAGCGCGTGGGGTACAAACGCTGGCAGAACCAAAAAAGGCGTGTTTGACTTGGTGAggctgtaacgtcccgaaccagaatttactgatttactaattattaggacggtaaacgacatttactttcacttttactgtcgtttcagtacttttagggggtcctaaaatatgactttttgttcgggtcaaaatttgagaaaatttcattcatagaagttgtagaggacgttaaaccgagcgcgtgcatatgcggtacgtaaaaatcggagttcgtatgtgaaagttataagcgaaagattaaagttactgtttactgTTAccgttcatggtaactttctataaatagccgagttactgtggtaagtttccatttttggaaacctaccggcttttctctctcctctcccccgatcctttctcctcttcggcccgatttcttcttcctccgatttcttcctcctccggccaccccacgatggaatccgggcaccggcaagctcgcctcttcatccttgtcacgcctgtggtggtgttttgcggtggctcggccggtggagctcggaattgagtcgtgaagttcactgtagcagtttggaagttttgtcgatttccggcgattccggccgtctccggccaccaaactggcgacgaaggttcggtttttgccaaggatcatttcgcccctagccttgagccacgatttgcagtgtggaggtcgaatcgaagaaatttcaaatcctagggttcttgaattttctggaaatttttcaccggccaaattggagctcttccaggtgaaattggaacttgttgtagttgagaaagaggttgggtttgttgagtagatggtgctgccaaattttggtggccatcgttGGTGgtgcgtggaggcgtgtagggcagtgttttaatttcagtttttagcccattaaattgtagaaatgttgtagagcttgtatgtgaagtttggtgaattttggaagagtttggaattgtttgtgaatttttgaagttcagAGTTTGTGATTGAactgtgggaaatccggccgtcggatttccctcgttttcgttgtgaaATATGTTAATTggggaattggtgttgtgggagaaatttgggttgaatttgagaagcaatggagatagggattttcgggtttcgtttaggttcgtaattattttatcggattgccgtttatggaaatataattgtgtacagggcaagcccgcaggaactcgtttgcgtggtcgcccaatagtactgtgagtggacttttgttttaaataatgatgcatgcgtttattttcttgaattaatgctttatttaattaacatattacttttcgagcatatgaactgatttcggaatttgatttcgatttatctcgtggatttgctttcaataatgattttcatgaagtaattatgatttataccggttgtgaatttcggttattaatttgttatgctcggattcgaatttatgaTTGATGTTGAATTTCAACGAATtatttttccgaggtgatttccggaattaattatatttctattcgttgttttgagatttctggaaaggttttcgaaatgggatttcgatgaagttatttcttatttatctatctactttcggttttggcattgggaatgccttgttgatgatctaattattcttttagcgtgtgggacacgctgtcgatttatgtgactttctacgagaatttccgggtacggttgggaatcgtacccgtgttttctttattcgcgggacttatggggaagccttactgattttcgattttcgtatgattttaacccatcatacctgggtcgtcatatttattgctagctagcctattagtactcctccctgcttactatgtgttcgtgggtgagtaagagcagagcatgggatgctccagagtgtgggacactccgacctgagcctgggaggctcccttctttcgtatggtgatacttcttccccatattttatcgttggctagtccgattttcactgtagccagcggggctagtcttatcttcttgagaaacgagatttcggttttacgatatatttttcgaatgttgtgactagcgaggctagtcggtttaccgttttgaaatccttggatttaaagctaaatgtgttttaccatttgtgcatgcatcgagtttttaaagagaataaatgtaggaaagtatgaaatcctttttctttaaaattgtttatttttgtccactcacgctaacgtttttcatctactttcccctgggcctttcggtttctaatgcccagtttgcaggcgaattagtggaggtcgggcgtacatgacatttgaggcatagttgtcactacttccgcaatgtaggatcccttgatcctttactcttctttttatatatccatgtgtatagtagtattgctctgataacctttgggattagtattgttgagttttgtgttttgtgaaagtggagttgttggtaattgggagtagggtggctccaggagtataagattggtttgcttgaagtgtttttgtgtgttttacaggtttttgggtagtcccttttaggggtgactctgccgaatttttggtagagctatccctaaggtgggccccacagggccacctcggatttcagggtgaaattctgGGCGGATCCTGTCagaggcttagtttgggattgttgtgctgtgagaagaagcacttCCTAAGttgctgtgagaggaaacacttccgaacttgctgtgagaggaagcagctgaggtgtttggtaaactatttttaaaagtgctgtgagagcGAAAAACAattctaggtgtttggtaagttgaaGACAAAAGTGTTTTAGCTGGGTATAATTATCAAAATGGTCATACGTGCTACggtatgctactaaaatacataattttattttttgattatataaccataccaaataaaaaatttcGCATGTATTATCTTTGTATCTTTGCTTGGACtaaataaaagatttactttaaacccttcaatatgcatagtatgttttactattacacaaaataagtcaAGAATATTTAGATTAATTTCCCGACCATAGTTCAACGGGAACGATTAAATtcacttgaaatttgcaactaaatgctaaTTAAGTAGTGCAATTGTATTTCTtaacatctccatttcttgtCCTCCCGAACCATCTCCTTCATGTTTATTATCCTCCCTGAACAATGTCTACATTGGAAAAGGATCCTGCTAGGTAAATTGCCTCCCTGATTGCCAAGGCCTTAGCTGCCATTGGCAAAGGGGCTAACAATTGCACTGCTCTTCCAGCAAGCAAGGAAGCAATCAAAAGTTTTCTCCTCCTTACTATCAGATACCTAAAGCAAGGAATAAGCAATTCACAGCAAAATATGTGAAAGGGAGAAATCTGTGGTATACAGAATGCAAGTAGAGACTTGGAAGCTAAAGAAAACTTGTTATAAGGAAAAATGTGGTGAAATTCATATGATAATGAACTCATACACAAAATTTGGCAATGCTGCCTTATAAATGACTCCCTTCTCCACCATATTCTGAGCACTACAAGCTAAAACAGTTCCTCATCCTACATTGAATCACCAAAGTAAAAAGTACATAGAGAACAATACCAATGCCTAAACGCTTTAAGCAAAAATAACGAATAAAATTTAGACTACATGAAGCAGTAGAGCAGAACACACTCACAATGCTCTCTACAAAACTAATGCTTTGGAGCCTCTGAATTACTCAAGTATTTCTTCAAAACATCCATATCGACCCAAAATCAGCCCCACTTGAACCGGTGGGTTGGCAAACCGGCAGGCCAAATTTGGAGCTTAATCAACGCCGCCAGCACCACACCAGTGTGAGGACATGTAAACATGCTAATAGAATCCACTTGCGCCATTGGCATCCATCAACTCCTCCTCGATCATCTCCTCCATAATCCCATCCTACTTCTTCAGTGCATACATAGCTCTGTCAATCCAAACAGGATCCCCAATCTGAATTTCAAAGAATTATGACTGTTACCTTTTGCCCCCAAACTAGTGAACTGAATAACCTTAATAATTCCTAGGAAGCAAAATATTTCTGATTATTTACTTACAAAATATGTTTGTCATTGTTTTATGCTACTAGATGTTTGTTATTAAGTACATCAACCTTGTAGAAAGAATTGTAGATTGTCTAATGAGAACAATAATTCT
This portion of the Rosa chinensis cultivar Old Blush chromosome 1, RchiOBHm-V2, whole genome shotgun sequence genome encodes:
- the LOC112186682 gene encoding putative wall-associated receptor kinase-like 16 isoform X1; the encoded protein is MSATIKKIFLLRLVLVAIEVLLVSSQTVDITREGCQDKCGNVSIPYPFGTREGCYYDEDFLITCNSTSYNPSKPFLRVSDIEVTNISIDGKLYITQDIARACFTKSGAPYYGNYNPYLSLKKFYISDTDNKFTGVGCDTYAEIKGYQGISLMYTGGCFSICQSTASISNYSCSGIGCCQTPIAKGMTYFTVGVGSYNNQTEVWNFNPCSYAFLVQEGKFNFTSDMLSDLRNVSQFPVVLDWSIGNETCSQIKNNACKGNAKCLDVKNGLGYRCKCNEGYEGNPYLNGCTDINECKDPVIANKCKQRCINTEGNYTCACHKGYHNNGTADSVDCIADHQTIFVQIILGIGVGLISLLICISWLYLVYKRWKLMKLKEKFFIQNGGLMLKQQLSERQGGASNQTAKIFTEDQLKKATNHFSEARIVGKGGFGTVYKGIIADERAKETVVAIKKSKLVDRSQIEQFINEVVVLSQINHRNVVKLLGCCFETEVPLLVYEFVTNGTLFDYIHNKSKESNFAWEIRLRIAAETAGVLSHLHSEASIPIIHRDVKSTNILLDDNLTAKVSDFGASRLVPSDQAQLSTVVQGTVGYLDPEYLQTSQLTDKSDVYSFGVVLVELLTGKKALSVDKPEKERNLAMYFLSALREDRLVEVIDGSVINGANVEQLKEVSNLAKRCLKVEGKERPTMKEVAMELEALRRMVMHPWVSNDESNAEENEHLLDEITLETFSHGGGGDTSSGYDTMRNPFTLPVDDGR
- the LOC112186682 gene encoding putative wall-associated receptor kinase-like 16 isoform X2 — translated: MSATIKKIFLLRLVLVAIEVLLVSSQTVDITREGCQDKCGNVSIPYPFGTREGCYYDEDFLITCNSTSYNPSKPFLRVSDIEVTNISIDGKLYITQDIARACFTKSGAPYYGNYNPYLSLKKFYISDTDNKFTGVGCDTYAEIKGYQGISLMYTGVGSYNNQTEVWNFNPCSYAFLVQEGKFNFTSDMLSDLRNVSQFPVVLDWSIGNETCSQIKNNACKGNAKCLDVKNGLGYRCKCNEGYEGNPYLNGCTDINECKDPVIANKCKQRCINTEGNYTCACHKGYHNNGTADSVDCIADHQTIFVQIILGIGVGLISLLICISWLYLVYKRWKLMKLKEKFFIQNGGLMLKQQLSERQGGASNQTAKIFTEDQLKKATNHFSEARIVGKGGFGTVYKGIIADERAKETVVAIKKSKLVDRSQIEQFINEVVVLSQINHRNVVKLLGCCFETEVPLLVYEFVTNGTLFDYIHNKSKESNFAWEIRLRIAAETAGVLSHLHSEASIPIIHRDVKSTNILLDDNLTAKVSDFGASRLVPSDQAQLSTVVQGTVGYLDPEYLQTSQLTDKSDVYSFGVVLVELLTGKKALSVDKPEKERNLAMYFLSALREDRLVEVIDGSVINGANVEQLKEVSNLAKRCLKVEGKERPTMKEVAMELEALRRMVMHPWVSNDESNAEENEHLLDEITLETFSHGGGGDTSSGYDTMRNPFTLPVDDGR